Proteins co-encoded in one Streptomyces sp. JH34 genomic window:
- a CDS encoding amino acid transporter, producing the protein MTSRNDVLSVLTLLREAGADVVIAGGWGVDALLGEETRPHRDPDLLHRREQEPAVVAALESAGYTETLDRRPVRFVLSHPAGSEIDLHPLEFAADGSAVQSSPDPAEPFRYPAVCFVTGTIGTTTVRCVSAEQQALFHQGYEPAERDVADMRRLREKFGIDTHF; encoded by the coding sequence ATGACGTCCCGGAACGATGTCCTGTCCGTCCTCACCCTGCTGCGCGAGGCCGGTGCCGACGTGGTGATCGCCGGGGGCTGGGGCGTCGACGCCCTGCTCGGCGAGGAGACCCGTCCCCACCGTGACCCCGACCTCCTGCACCGGCGTGAGCAGGAACCCGCCGTCGTGGCCGCCCTGGAGTCCGCCGGGTACACCGAGACGCTGGACCGGCGCCCGGTCCGCTTCGTGCTCAGCCACCCGGCCGGGTCCGAGATCGACCTGCATCCGCTGGAGTTCGCCGCCGACGGATCCGCGGTCCAGTCCTCGCCCGACCCCGCTGAGCCCTTCCGCTACCCGGCCGTCTGCTTCGTCACGGGCACCATCGGGACCACCACCGTGCGCTGCGTCTCCGCCGAGCAGCAGGCGCTGTTCCACCAGGGGTACGAACCGGCGGAGCGCGATGTGGCGGACATGCGGCGGCTGCGGGAGAAGTTCGGCATCGATACGCACTTCTGA
- the aroA gene encoding 3-phosphoshikimate 1-carboxyvinyltransferase: MTVIDIPGSKSVTARALFLAAAADGTTTLLRPLHSDDTEGFTEGLTRLGYEVRREPDRWHIEGRPSGPAAADAEVHCRDGATTARFLPTLAAAAASGTYRFDASAQMRRRPLAPLTGALRKLGVDLRHEGAEGHHPLTIEASGVKGGELTLDAGESSQYLTALLMLGPLTAEGLRIEVTELVSAPYVEITLAMMRGFGVEVAREGNTFSVPPGGYRATTYAIEPDASTASYFFAAAALTGREVTVPGLGTGALQGDLRFTEVLRRMGADVRTTADSTTVRSSGRLSGLTVNMRDISDTMPTLAAIAPYATSPVRIEDVANTRVKECDRLEACAENLRNMGITVHTGPDWIEIHPGTPHPAEIVTHGDHRIVMSFAVAGLRTPGMSYDDPGCVRKTFPRFHEEFAAFVARTTQP; encoded by the coding sequence GTGACCGTCATCGACATCCCCGGCTCCAAATCCGTCACCGCCCGCGCCCTGTTCCTGGCGGCCGCGGCGGACGGCACCACCACCCTCCTGCGCCCCCTGCACTCGGACGACACCGAGGGGTTCACCGAGGGGCTGACCCGCCTCGGCTACGAGGTCCGCCGGGAGCCGGACCGGTGGCACATCGAGGGACGCCCCTCGGGGCCCGCGGCCGCCGACGCCGAGGTCCACTGCCGCGACGGGGCCACCACCGCGCGCTTCCTGCCGACGCTCGCCGCCGCCGCGGCGTCCGGCACGTACCGCTTCGACGCCTCCGCGCAGATGCGCCGCCGCCCCCTCGCGCCCCTCACCGGGGCCCTGCGCAAGCTGGGCGTCGACCTCCGCCACGAAGGAGCGGAGGGCCACCACCCGCTGACGATCGAGGCCTCGGGCGTCAAGGGCGGCGAACTGACCCTGGACGCGGGGGAGTCGTCGCAGTACCTCACGGCCCTGCTGATGCTCGGGCCGCTCACCGCGGAGGGCCTGCGGATCGAGGTGACGGAGCTGGTCTCGGCGCCGTACGTCGAGATCACCCTCGCGATGATGCGCGGCTTCGGCGTCGAGGTGGCCCGGGAGGGGAACACCTTCAGCGTCCCCCCGGGCGGCTACCGCGCCACCACCTACGCGATCGAGCCCGACGCGTCCACCGCGAGCTACTTCTTCGCCGCGGCGGCGCTCACCGGACGTGAGGTCACCGTCCCCGGCCTCGGCACGGGCGCCCTCCAGGGGGACCTCCGCTTCACCGAGGTGCTGCGCCGCATGGGCGCGGACGTGCGGACGACCGCGGACTCCACGACCGTACGGTCCTCCGGCCGGCTCTCCGGTCTGACGGTCAACATGCGCGACATCTCCGACACCATGCCGACCCTCGCGGCGATCGCCCCGTACGCCACCTCGCCGGTACGCATCGAGGACGTCGCCAACACCCGGGTGAAGGAGTGCGACCGGCTGGAGGCCTGTGCGGAGAACCTGCGGAACATGGGGATCACCGTGCACACCGGACCCGACTGGATCGAGATCCACCCCGGCACCCCGCACCCCGCGGAGATCGTCACCCACGGCGACCACCGCATCGTGATGTCCTTCGCCGTCGCCGGCCTCCGCACGCCCGGCATGAGCTACGACGACCCCGGCTGCGTACGGAAGACCTTCCCCCGCTTCCACGAGGAGTTCGCCGCTTTCGTGGCCAGGACCACGCAGCCGTAA
- a CDS encoding acyl-CoA dehydrogenase family protein encodes MSAPSDIPQAPKVTEREARQVAEAAREQDWRKPSFAKELFLGRFRLDLIHPHPQPAPDDVRRGEAFLARLREFCETRVDGALIEREARIPDEVIDGLKELGALGMKIETKYGGLGLTQVYYNKALALAGSANPSIGALLSAHQSIGVPQPLKMFGTQEQKDAFLPRLARTDISAFLLTEPDVGSDPARLATTAVPEGDDYVLDGVKLWTTNGVVADLLVVMARVPQSEGHKGGITAFVVEADSPGITVEHRNAFMGLRGIENGVTRFHQVRVPAANRIGPEGAGLKIALTTLNTGRLSLPAMCVGVGKWSLKIAREWTAVREQWGRAVARHEAVGAKISFIAATTFALEAVVDLSSQMADESRNDIRIEAALAKLYGSEMGWLISDELVQIRGGRGFETAASLAARGERAVPAEQMLRDMRINRIFEGSTEIMHLLIAREAVDAHLKVAGDIIDPDKPLSDKAKAGANAAGFYARWLPKLVSGPGQLPGSYAEFRVPGHPDLSAHLRYVERSSRKLARSTFYAMSRWQGRMETKQGFLGRIVDIGAELFAMSAACVRAEHLRADDDHGREAYQLADVFCRQARIRVEELFNRLWSNTDDIDKRVVDGVLSGTYTWLEEGVIDPSGDGPWIADATPGPATGDDVHRTLR; translated from the coding sequence ATGTCCGCCCCATCCGACATCCCCCAGGCCCCCAAGGTCACCGAGCGCGAAGCGCGGCAGGTGGCCGAGGCCGCACGTGAACAGGACTGGCGCAAGCCGAGTTTCGCCAAGGAACTCTTCCTCGGACGCTTCCGGCTGGACCTGATCCACCCCCACCCCCAGCCCGCCCCGGACGACGTGCGGCGCGGCGAGGCCTTCCTCGCCCGGCTGCGCGAATTCTGCGAGACCAGGGTCGACGGCGCCCTCATCGAGCGTGAGGCCCGGATCCCCGACGAGGTGATCGACGGCCTCAAGGAACTCGGCGCCCTCGGCATGAAGATCGAGACCAAGTACGGAGGCCTGGGCCTGACCCAGGTCTACTACAACAAGGCCCTCGCGCTGGCCGGTTCGGCGAACCCCTCGATCGGCGCGCTGCTCTCCGCCCACCAGTCCATCGGCGTACCGCAGCCGCTGAAGATGTTCGGCACCCAGGAGCAGAAGGACGCCTTCCTGCCCCGCCTCGCGCGGACCGACATCTCCGCCTTCCTCCTCACCGAACCCGACGTCGGCTCCGACCCGGCCCGGCTCGCGACCACGGCCGTCCCGGAGGGCGACGACTACGTCCTGGACGGCGTGAAGCTCTGGACGACCAACGGAGTCGTCGCCGACCTGCTCGTGGTCATGGCGCGTGTGCCGCAGTCCGAGGGCCACAAGGGCGGCATCACCGCCTTCGTCGTCGAGGCCGACTCCCCGGGCATCACCGTGGAGCACCGCAACGCCTTCATGGGCCTGCGCGGCATCGAGAACGGCGTGACCCGCTTCCACCAGGTCCGCGTCCCCGCGGCGAACCGGATCGGTCCCGAGGGCGCCGGCCTCAAGATCGCCCTCACCACGCTCAACACGGGACGGCTCTCGCTGCCCGCCATGTGCGTCGGTGTGGGCAAGTGGTCCCTGAAGATCGCCCGTGAATGGACGGCGGTCCGCGAGCAGTGGGGCAGGGCGGTCGCCCGCCACGAGGCGGTCGGCGCGAAGATCTCCTTCATCGCCGCCACCACCTTCGCCCTCGAAGCGGTCGTGGACCTCTCCTCGCAGATGGCCGACGAGAGTCGCAACGACATCCGCATCGAGGCCGCGCTCGCCAAGCTGTACGGCTCCGAGATGGGCTGGTTGATCTCCGACGAGCTCGTCCAGATCCGTGGCGGACGCGGCTTCGAGACCGCCGCCTCGCTCGCGGCCCGCGGCGAACGCGCCGTCCCCGCCGAGCAGATGCTCCGCGACATGCGGATCAACCGGATCTTCGAGGGGTCCACGGAGATCATGCACCTGCTGATCGCCCGTGAGGCCGTCGACGCCCACCTCAAGGTCGCCGGCGACATCATCGACCCCGACAAGCCGCTCTCCGACAAGGCGAAGGCGGGTGCCAACGCCGCCGGCTTCTACGCGCGCTGGCTCCCCAAGCTCGTCAGCGGACCCGGACAACTACCCGGATCCTACGCCGAGTTCCGCGTCCCGGGACACCCCGACCTCTCCGCGCACCTGCGGTACGTCGAGCGCTCCTCGCGGAAGCTGGCCCGCTCGACCTTCTACGCGATGTCCCGCTGGCAGGGCCGCATGGAGACCAAGCAGGGCTTCCTCGGCCGGATCGTCGACATCGGTGCCGAACTCTTCGCCATGAGCGCCGCCTGTGTCCGGGCGGAGCACCTGCGGGCCGACGACGACCACGGCCGCGAGGCGTACCAGCTCGCCGACGTGTTCTGCCGGCAGGCCAGGATCCGGGTGGAGGAACTCTTCAACCGGCTGTGGTCCAACACCGACGACATCGACAAGCGCGTCGTGGACGGGGTGCTCTCCGGGACCTACACCTGGCTGGAGGAGGGTGTCATCGACCCCAGCGGCGACGGCCCCTGGATCGCCGACGCCACCCCCGGCCCGGCCACCGGGGACGACGTCCACCGCACCCTCCGCTGA
- a CDS encoding DUF4157 domain-containing protein, whose product MHAQEPKRPSGGSRQQTPVRRPQTTGPLLGSPAAASGAETLLALQRSAGNAAVLRAMERERHEHGPGCGHREGPGAPVQRSAVHEVLRGAGSPLAAPLRQEMESRLGQDFSDVRVHRGAAAQRSAGEIGARAYTSGHHVVLGAGGGDKHTLAHELTHVIQQRQGPVAGTDDGGGLRMSDPGDRFEREAEANATRVMAQAPPMAAEAAPEPPAGTGAETLPVQRAPQVQRAEEDEEQGTPRYRQTNPSKTGTRPANLRTLDRMAREAHAPNARKTPHVAVTNVPDTGLRYSSNSGLKKLSEEKQQAGLASVGAALDHDAPLSEDPRRRKDQLKLRATLSGDYEGVHRDDPDLPATARALRSSVGTWTCNAEHSKKDASVHGEMTLLGEQIASWEGNPWPLGKGKIKEVHMGGVKKACGACQMTFSAVNATLGAEYGYRVVPSGSHGEMFRWRAPEWLEGAVFQQVGAAAGPRDYEFRNRILEQTAAGRKKAEAEQGAGQTRMTSAQHLPSDSESDWERA is encoded by the coding sequence ATGCACGCACAGGAGCCGAAACGGCCGTCGGGAGGCAGCCGGCAGCAGACGCCGGTGCGGCGCCCGCAGACCACCGGCCCGCTGCTGGGCTCACCGGCCGCCGCCTCCGGGGCCGAGACACTGCTCGCCCTGCAGCGCAGCGCGGGTAACGCGGCCGTCCTCCGGGCGATGGAGCGGGAGCGCCACGAACACGGTCCTGGCTGCGGCCACCGGGAGGGGCCTGGGGCACCGGTGCAGAGGTCGGCCGTCCACGAGGTTCTGCGGGGAGCCGGCAGCCCCCTGGCGGCCCCGCTGCGCCAGGAGATGGAATCACGGCTCGGCCAGGACTTCTCCGATGTACGGGTGCATCGGGGCGCGGCCGCGCAGCGTTCCGCCGGGGAGATCGGCGCGCGCGCCTACACCTCGGGCCATCACGTGGTTCTCGGCGCGGGCGGTGGCGACAAGCACACCCTGGCGCACGAGTTGACGCACGTGATCCAGCAGCGGCAGGGGCCGGTGGCCGGCACGGACGACGGCGGGGGGCTGCGGATGTCGGATCCCGGCGACCGCTTCGAGCGGGAGGCCGAGGCGAACGCGACCCGGGTGATGGCTCAGGCGCCGCCCATGGCCGCCGAGGCGGCACCCGAGCCGCCGGCCGGCACCGGGGCGGAGACGCTGCCCGTCCAGCGGGCTCCGCAGGTGCAACGGGCCGAAGAGGACGAGGAACAGGGCACGCCGCGCTACCGGCAGACGAACCCGAGCAAGACGGGGACCCGGCCGGCGAACCTGCGCACCCTGGACCGGATGGCGCGGGAGGCACACGCACCGAACGCGAGGAAGACACCGCACGTGGCGGTCACGAACGTGCCGGACACAGGGCTGCGGTACTCGTCCAACTCCGGTCTGAAGAAGCTGTCCGAGGAGAAGCAGCAGGCGGGGCTCGCTTCTGTCGGGGCCGCCCTGGACCATGACGCGCCGCTGTCGGAGGATCCCCGCCGCCGCAAGGACCAACTCAAGCTACGGGCGACGCTTTCCGGGGACTACGAGGGTGTGCACAGGGACGACCCGGATCTCCCGGCCACCGCGCGAGCGCTGCGGTCGTCGGTGGGCACGTGGACCTGCAACGCGGAGCACTCCAAGAAGGACGCCTCCGTCCACGGCGAGATGACCCTGCTCGGCGAGCAGATCGCGTCCTGGGAGGGGAATCCGTGGCCGCTGGGCAAAGGCAAGATCAAGGAAGTGCACATGGGCGGCGTGAAGAAGGCGTGCGGCGCCTGCCAGATGACGTTCAGCGCGGTCAACGCCACGCTCGGAGCGGAGTACGGCTACCGCGTGGTCCCGTCCGGGTCGCACGGTGAGATGTTCAGGTGGCGGGCACCCGAGTGGCTGGAGGGCGCCGTGTTCCAGCAGGTCGGGGCCGCCGCCGGGCCCCGCGACTACGAGTTCCGGAACCGGATCCTGGAGCAGACCGCGGCAGGCAGGAAGAAGGCGGAGGCGGAGCAGGGAGCCGGCCAGACCCGCATGACGAGCGCCCAGCACCTCCCGTCCGACTCCGAGTCGGACTGGGAGCGGGCGTAG
- a CDS encoding aldehyde dehydrogenase family protein encodes MTSTHAFWLAGRQATGEDSFDVTNPWDGRLVGTVSVPTDAQVEEAVAAAYAVREEFAATPAHVRAAALDHVVRRLTERTEEIAQLISAENGKPIKWARGEVGRAVSVFRFAAEEARRFNGGDAQRLDTDAGGTGRLALTRRFPRGPVLGIAPFNFPLNLSAHKVAPAIAVGAPIILKPAPATPVSSLILGELLAETDLPAGSWSVLTVPNDRMPALVQDERLPVISFTGSGPVGYAIMESVPRKHCTLELGGNGAAVVLGDWSSEEDLDRAATRIATFSNYQGGQSCISVQRVIVDATVHDRLVPKIVAAVEALVTGDPSDAATDVGPLVSEDAARRVESWVDEAVTAGATLLTGGKRDGATYAPTVLADLPDGTTIACEEVFGPVLYVRKTHGEAEAFAAVNDSRYGLQAGVFTHDLQTAFRAHRALEVGGVVIGDVPSYRADQMPYGGAKESGVGREGVRYAMDDYTYERVLVLTGLAL; translated from the coding sequence ATGACTTCCACCCACGCCTTCTGGCTGGCCGGCCGCCAGGCCACCGGCGAGGACAGCTTCGACGTCACCAACCCCTGGGACGGACGTCTCGTCGGTACGGTCTCCGTGCCCACCGACGCCCAGGTCGAGGAGGCCGTCGCCGCCGCGTACGCCGTGCGCGAGGAGTTCGCAGCGACCCCGGCGCACGTACGGGCCGCCGCGCTCGACCACGTCGTGCGCCGCCTCACCGAGCGCACCGAGGAGATCGCCCAGCTGATCTCCGCCGAGAACGGCAAGCCGATCAAGTGGGCCCGCGGTGAGGTCGGCCGGGCCGTCTCCGTCTTCCGGTTCGCCGCCGAGGAGGCCCGCCGCTTCAACGGCGGCGACGCCCAGCGGCTGGACACCGACGCGGGCGGGACCGGCCGCCTCGCCCTGACCCGGCGCTTCCCGCGCGGGCCGGTCCTCGGCATCGCGCCCTTCAACTTCCCGCTCAACCTCAGCGCCCACAAGGTCGCCCCGGCCATCGCCGTCGGCGCTCCGATCATCCTCAAGCCCGCCCCGGCCACCCCGGTCTCGTCCCTGATCCTGGGCGAGCTGCTGGCCGAGACGGACCTGCCGGCCGGCTCCTGGTCCGTGCTGACCGTGCCCAACGACAGGATGCCCGCCCTGGTCCAGGACGAGCGGCTGCCGGTGATCTCCTTCACCGGCTCCGGCCCCGTCGGCTACGCGATCATGGAGTCGGTGCCGCGCAAGCACTGCACCCTGGAGCTCGGCGGCAACGGAGCGGCGGTCGTGCTCGGCGACTGGTCCTCCGAGGAGGACCTGGACCGGGCCGCGACCCGCATCGCGACCTTCTCCAACTACCAGGGCGGCCAGTCCTGCATCTCGGTGCAGCGCGTCATCGTCGACGCCACCGTCCACGACCGGCTCGTCCCGAAGATCGTCGCGGCCGTCGAGGCCCTGGTGACCGGCGACCCCTCCGACGCGGCCACCGACGTCGGCCCGCTCGTCAGCGAGGACGCCGCCCGCCGGGTCGAGTCGTGGGTCGACGAGGCCGTCACCGCCGGCGCCACCCTGCTGACCGGTGGCAAGCGCGACGGCGCCACCTACGCCCCGACGGTCCTCGCCGACCTCCCCGACGGCACGACGATCGCCTGCGAGGAGGTCTTCGGCCCGGTCCTGTACGTCCGGAAGACGCACGGCGAGGCCGAGGCCTTCGCCGCCGTCAACGACTCCAGGTACGGCCTCCAGGCGGGCGTCTTCACCCACGACCTGCAGACCGCCTTCCGCGCCCACCGCGCGCTGGAGGTGGGCGGCGTGGTCATCGGCGACGTGCCCTCCTACCGCGCCGACCAGATGCCGTACGGCGGTGCCAAGGAGTCCGGAGTGGGCCGCGAGGGCGTGCGCTACGCCATGGACGACTACACCTACGAGCGCGTCCTGGTCCTCACCGGCCTGGCCCTGTAG